Proteins encoded in a region of the Novibacillus thermophilus genome:
- a CDS encoding aminopeptidase — protein sequence MRDARVEKLAKTLVEYSCDLKPKEKILIEVFGTDGELDLAKALIRTVYRVGGYPHVKVNDYSVLRELYYDLSPEHIDDIARFELERMKEMDAYIGLRGGRNVNELSDVPDDKMRLYMTRYNEVVHTRERVNHTKWVVLRYPTPSMAQLANMSTTAFEDFYFDVCTMDYAHMDQAMQPLKKLMERTDTVRIKGPGTDLTFSIQGIPVRISSGRHNIPDGEVFTAPVRNSVNGTLTYNTPSVYQGVTFENIQFTFKDGKIIEASANHTERLNQILDSDEGARYIGEFSLGINPYILHPMKDTLFDEKITGSFHFTPGSAYEDCDNGNRSSIHWDLVNIQRPEYGGGDIYFDDVLIRKNGLFVIPELEQLNPDQLK from the coding sequence ACGCTGGTCGAATACTCGTGTGACTTAAAGCCAAAAGAAAAAATACTGATTGAGGTGTTTGGGACGGACGGCGAACTCGACCTCGCCAAAGCGTTGATTCGCACCGTCTACCGTGTCGGCGGATACCCCCACGTCAAAGTAAACGACTATTCCGTGCTGCGTGAGCTCTATTACGACTTGTCTCCGGAACACATAGACGACATCGCCCGCTTTGAACTGGAACGGATGAAGGAGATGGATGCCTACATCGGGCTCCGCGGCGGAAGAAATGTGAACGAACTGTCTGACGTACCGGACGACAAGATGCGTCTGTACATGACGAGGTACAATGAAGTCGTCCACACCAGGGAGCGCGTCAACCACACCAAATGGGTCGTGTTGCGTTACCCCACCCCGTCAATGGCTCAGCTGGCCAACATGAGTACGACCGCTTTTGAAGACTTTTACTTTGACGTGTGCACGATGGATTACGCTCACATGGATCAAGCGATGCAACCTCTGAAAAAGCTGATGGAGCGAACCGACACGGTGCGGATAAAAGGCCCGGGAACTGATCTCACGTTCTCCATTCAAGGGATACCCGTCCGCATCTCTTCAGGGAGGCACAACATTCCGGACGGGGAAGTGTTCACCGCACCGGTGCGGAATTCGGTCAACGGAACCCTTACGTACAACACGCCGAGTGTCTACCAAGGGGTCACATTTGAAAACATTCAATTTACCTTCAAAGACGGGAAAATTATCGAAGCGTCGGCCAATCACACGGAACGCCTGAACCAAATTCTCGACAGTGACGAAGGCGCGCGATATATCGGCGAATTCTCCCTCGGCATTAACCCGTACATTTTGCATCCGATGAAAGACACGCTGTTCGATGAAAAAATCACAGGCAGCTTCCACTTTACACCGGGCAGTGCGTACGAAGACTGCGACAACGGGAACCGCTCCTCCATCCATTGGGATTTGGTAAACATTCAGCGACCGGAGTACGGCGGTGGAGACATTTACTTCGACGACGTCCTCATCCGCAAAAACGGTTTATTCGTGATTCCAGAACTGGAACAACTGAACCCAGATCAACTGAAGTAA
- the ptsP gene encoding phosphoenolpyruvate--protein phosphotransferase, producing MRTGIAASPGIAIGPAWVVQEVELDFPTEKVDNPEEQLNRFRGAVDKAKTQVDALREKAKQTMGEDKAAIFEAHLMVLDDPELLGSVEQKIKEERLDAAKAVHDVIEQFVAMFEQMDMEYMRERAADIRDVGSRLVHILLGVEPRSLAEMDDPSVVVAHDLTPSDTAQMDKSKVLGFTTNIGGRTSHSAIMARTLEIPAVVGLKTLVSEIQQGETVIVDGIEGKVIVNPTEAELDDYRKRQERYEAEKKALKRLVSEPSVTADHARVELAANIGSPHDAQLAKENGAEGIGLFRTEFLYMDRTDLPTEEEQFEAYKHVAETFGEHPVVIRTLDIGGDKELPYLDLPDELNPFLGYRAIRMCLDRPELFKTQLRAVLRASAFGNIKMMYPMVATLEELRAANRLLDETRAELREKGADFNENMEVGIMIEVPAAAVMADALAEEADFFSIGTNDLIQYTMAADRMNERVSHLYQPFHPALLRLIKHVIDAAHAKGKWAGMCGEMAGDPLAIPLLLGLGLDEFSMSAISILPARKQLKQLKQSEMKRLAERALELGTAEDVRAYVENELKTLQHS from the coding sequence ATGAGAACGGGCATCGCAGCATCACCCGGCATTGCCATTGGCCCGGCCTGGGTCGTGCAAGAGGTTGAACTGGACTTTCCGACGGAAAAGGTGGACAATCCCGAAGAACAACTGAACCGGTTCAGGGGAGCCGTGGATAAAGCAAAAACCCAAGTCGACGCTCTGCGTGAAAAGGCGAAACAAACGATGGGAGAAGACAAGGCGGCCATTTTCGAAGCCCATTTGATGGTGTTGGACGATCCTGAACTTTTGGGTAGCGTTGAACAAAAAATAAAGGAAGAGCGGCTGGACGCGGCCAAGGCCGTGCATGACGTCATCGAGCAATTTGTGGCGATGTTTGAACAGATGGACATGGAGTACATGCGCGAACGGGCAGCAGATATTCGAGATGTCGGTTCTCGCTTGGTACACATTCTGTTGGGAGTGGAGCCGCGGTCGCTGGCGGAGATGGACGATCCGTCCGTCGTCGTCGCCCACGATTTGACTCCCTCCGACACTGCGCAAATGGATAAAAGCAAGGTGCTCGGCTTTACGACGAACATTGGCGGTCGCACGTCCCATTCGGCAATCATGGCCCGAACGCTGGAAATTCCGGCGGTAGTCGGATTAAAGACGCTTGTTTCCGAAATACAGCAAGGAGAAACGGTCATTGTCGACGGTATCGAGGGAAAGGTCATTGTCAATCCGACCGAAGCGGAGTTAGACGACTACCGAAAGCGGCAGGAGCGGTACGAGGCGGAAAAAAAAGCGCTGAAACGCCTCGTGTCAGAGCCGAGTGTGACGGCCGATCACGCGCGAGTTGAACTGGCAGCGAATATCGGTTCCCCCCACGATGCGCAACTGGCGAAAGAGAACGGCGCCGAAGGGATCGGTCTGTTTCGCACGGAGTTCCTCTACATGGACCGAACGGATCTTCCCACCGAGGAAGAGCAGTTCGAGGCGTACAAACACGTGGCGGAGACATTCGGCGAACACCCTGTCGTCATCCGCACGTTGGACATCGGGGGAGACAAGGAGCTGCCGTATTTAGATTTACCCGATGAACTCAACCCGTTCCTCGGGTATCGCGCCATCCGGATGTGCCTGGACCGTCCAGAATTGTTTAAAACGCAGCTCAGGGCCGTACTGCGGGCGAGTGCGTTCGGCAACATCAAAATGATGTATCCAATGGTCGCCACGCTGGAGGAACTGCGGGCTGCGAACCGCCTGTTGGACGAAACGCGGGCGGAACTGCGGGAGAAGGGGGCGGACTTTAACGAAAATATGGAAGTCGGCATCATGATTGAAGTTCCCGCTGCAGCCGTGATGGCCGACGCCTTGGCCGAGGAGGCCGACTTCTTCAGCATCGGCACGAACGATCTCATCCAGTATACGATGGCCGCTGACCGCATGAACGAACGCGTCAGTCACTTGTACCAGCCGTTCCATCCGGCCCTTCTGCGCTTAATTAAACACGTGATCGACGCCGCCCACGCCAAGGGCAAATGGGCGGGCATGTGCGGCGAAATGGCGGGGGACCCTCTCGCCATTCCCCTCTTGCTCGGCCTCGGTTTGGACGAGTTCAGCATGAGCGCCATTTCGATTTTGCCGGCGCGCAAGCAGTTGAAACAGTTAAAACAGTCAGAGATGAAGCGCCTCGCTGAAAGAGCCCTTGAGCTGGGAACAGCCGAAGACGTTCGCGCGTACGTGGAAAACGAACTCAAAACTTTACAGCACAGTTGA
- a CDS encoding cold shock domain-containing protein — MKGTVKWFNSEKGYGFIQKEDGGDVFVHYSAIEGEGFKTLEENEEVSFDVVEGNRGPQAANVVRL, encoded by the coding sequence ATGAAAGGGACAGTCAAATGGTTTAACTCGGAGAAAGGCTACGGCTTTATCCAGAAAGAAGACGGCGGTGACGTTTTCGTCCACTACTCTGCCATCGAAGGCGAAGGTTTCAAGACGTTAGAAGAAAACGAAGAAGTGTCTTTCGATGTGGTTGAAGGAAACCGCGGACCGCAAGCGGCAAACGTCGTCCGTTTGTAA
- a CDS encoding PGRP and LysM peptidoglycan-binding domain-containing protein, which produces MRTYIVQPGDTLYTIAQRFGVSIQDIANANNLTNLNFLLPGQVLRIPVAEPQPGVPRRPIGPLPIPILRRGSVDAAVVLLQLRLQLLGYYRGDLDGIFGARTERAVRRFQRATDLPVNGIVDAQVWTRLLSPDAPGREQD; this is translated from the coding sequence ATGAGAACGTACATCGTGCAACCCGGAGACACCCTGTACACAATTGCTCAAAGGTTCGGGGTCTCCATTCAAGATATTGCGAACGCCAACAACCTCACCAATCTCAACTTTCTACTGCCAGGGCAAGTCTTGCGCATACCAGTCGCAGAACCGCAACCCGGTGTTCCCCGCCGGCCGATCGGACCGTTGCCGATCCCCATCCTGCGCCGCGGGTCCGTCGACGCTGCTGTCGTTCTCCTCCAATTGCGGCTCCAGCTGTTAGGCTATTACCGCGGGGATTTGGACGGCATTTTCGGTGCGAGGACGGAGCGTGCCGTGCGCCGTTTTCAACGCGCAACCGATTTGCCTGTCAACGGCATTGTCGACGCCCAAGTGTGGACGCGTCTCTTAAGTCCCGATGCCCCAGGAAGGGAACAGGATTAA
- a CDS encoding rhomboid family intramembrane serine protease has protein sequence MQPSLHTSTWLLARKLVRDYQFSVFHIETPEQRENGGQALKTAIHLILERRKRVLYMRLVPLDIYWAQVVERDVQESQRRLRQLTRRLGPQLDVINVYVLPESPSDDMVERAALASATPRHHGFSLHPLFLSVAQEAWYGWLDVLEKWDMTPSDLAQIAQESSDSLDAEEIRKDIQELERKREKEVLSVFRYGRPILTYAFLIVSTIVYGVVLMDGGVQNLDTLLRYGAKSNGLIIEGEWWRLITPIFLHLGSWHFLFNMIALYFLGTAVERIFGSKRFFLIFMLAGISGTVASFAFTDNLSAGASGAIFGCFGALLVFGQHYPKLFFRTMGRDILFFLGLNLTLGFVIPNIDNYGHIGGLVGGYFAAALVSLPLKRIQWVWRAAAGTVLAALLLFTASYGYAEGREGTDYLTWKGQQYIQEDNVTEALPIYEKLVKMEPENAFHHFYLGYVYSKTGRLKDAESSWKTALELEPNMPEAHYNLAVLYAGSGETERAKSHLLQARELDPDNEEVKVLLEELQG, from the coding sequence ATGCAGCCGTCATTACATACATCGACATGGTTGTTGGCTCGCAAGTTAGTGCGTGACTACCAGTTTTCGGTCTTTCACATCGAAACACCGGAGCAGCGTGAAAATGGAGGTCAAGCGCTGAAGACCGCGATCCACTTAATATTGGAGCGCCGTAAGCGCGTCTTGTACATGCGCTTAGTGCCGCTGGACATTTACTGGGCACAGGTTGTGGAACGCGACGTGCAGGAAAGTCAGCGGCGACTTCGCCAACTGACGAGACGTCTCGGGCCTCAACTGGACGTCATTAACGTGTACGTTCTGCCGGAAAGTCCGTCAGACGACATGGTAGAGCGTGCGGCCCTTGCCAGCGCGACGCCGCGTCACCACGGGTTTTCCCTCCACCCTCTGTTTTTGAGTGTGGCGCAGGAAGCGTGGTATGGATGGTTGGACGTGTTAGAGAAGTGGGACATGACACCTTCTGATTTGGCCCAGATTGCCCAAGAGTCGTCTGATTCTCTGGATGCAGAAGAGATCCGCAAGGACATTCAGGAACTGGAACGAAAGCGGGAAAAAGAGGTGCTGTCCGTCTTTCGCTATGGCAGGCCGATCTTGACGTACGCTTTTTTAATCGTCAGTACGATTGTCTATGGCGTCGTTTTGATGGACGGTGGCGTACAAAATCTGGATACTCTCCTTCGCTACGGTGCCAAAAGCAACGGATTGATCATCGAAGGGGAATGGTGGCGACTGATCACCCCGATATTTCTGCATTTGGGCAGTTGGCACTTCTTATTCAACATGATTGCTCTCTATTTTCTGGGAACAGCCGTGGAAAGGATCTTTGGCAGCAAGCGGTTTTTCCTCATCTTCATGCTGGCCGGCATCAGTGGAACTGTCGCCAGCTTCGCTTTTACAGACAATTTGTCTGCCGGCGCTTCCGGGGCCATTTTTGGATGTTTCGGAGCTCTGCTCGTGTTCGGCCAGCACTATCCGAAGTTGTTTTTCCGGACGATGGGGCGGGACATCCTGTTTTTCCTCGGTTTAAACCTGACCCTCGGATTCGTCATTCCGAACATTGACAACTACGGTCATATCGGCGGGTTAGTCGGCGGTTACTTTGCCGCAGCCTTGGTGAGTTTACCGCTGAAACGAATCCAGTGGGTGTGGCGGGCGGCAGCCGGAACGGTTCTGGCTGCACTGCTACTCTTCACGGCGTCTTACGGGTACGCAGAAGGGAGAGAGGGGACGGACTACCTCACTTGGAAGGGACAGCAGTACATCCAGGAAGACAACGTGACAGAAGCGCTCCCGATTTACGAGAAACTCGTGAAGATGGAGCCGGAAAACGCGTTCCACCACTTTTACCTCGGGTATGTGTACAGCAAAACAGGGCGGCTCAAGGACGCCGAATCTTCGTGGAAAACGGCGTTGGAGTTGGAACCCAACATGCCGGAAGCCCATTACAACCTGGCAGTTTTATACGCGGGAAGCGGTGAGACGGAACGGGCGAAGTCACATCTTTTGCAGGCGAGGGAATTAGATCCCGACAATGAAGAGGTCAAGGTCCTGTTAGAAGAGCTGCAAGGGTAG
- the glsA gene encoding glutaminase A, whose translation MQKTLQRYIEKNRAIAVQGEVADYIPELRKASVNTLGATVATADGDVVSAGDCSTQMTMQSVSKVMTLILALMDLGEEAVFSRVGMEPTGDPFNSIYKLEVRREAKPLNPMINAGAIAVSSMIVGKSVEDRLERIMDLVRVMSGNPDISYSREVYESEAAYGDRNRALAYFLKEHGMIEDVEEVLDLYFRQCAIVVTCEDLAKIGLCLAQFGRNAEGRQVVPPDIARLVKTFMVTCGMYDESGEFAIRVGIPAKSGVSGAIMASVPNRMGIGVVGPALNKRGNSVAGVKLLEDIAREWELSIF comes from the coding sequence ATGCAGAAGACGTTACAACGGTACATTGAAAAAAACCGCGCCATTGCCGTACAAGGGGAGGTGGCTGACTACATACCCGAATTGCGAAAAGCATCAGTGAACACGCTCGGTGCTACCGTCGCGACAGCTGACGGTGACGTGGTGTCGGCAGGCGACTGCAGTACGCAGATGACGATGCAGAGCGTATCTAAAGTGATGACGCTCATACTGGCGTTAATGGATCTGGGGGAAGAGGCAGTCTTTAGCCGCGTCGGCATGGAGCCGACTGGCGATCCGTTCAATTCCATCTACAAGTTGGAGGTGCGCCGGGAGGCAAAGCCCCTCAATCCGATGATTAATGCAGGCGCCATTGCCGTCAGTTCCATGATTGTCGGAAAGAGTGTGGAAGACCGGTTGGAACGGATTATGGATCTCGTACGGGTGATGTCCGGAAATCCCGACATCTCGTACAGCCGAGAAGTGTACGAATCGGAAGCGGCGTACGGAGATCGCAATCGAGCGCTCGCCTACTTTCTAAAAGAACATGGCATGATAGAAGATGTGGAGGAAGTGCTGGATTTGTACTTTCGCCAGTGCGCCATTGTCGTGACGTGCGAAGATCTGGCGAAAATAGGCCTCTGTCTCGCTCAATTCGGGAGAAATGCAGAAGGGAGACAAGTTGTCCCCCCGGACATTGCCCGCCTGGTGAAGACGTTTATGGTGACTTGTGGCATGTACGATGAGTCGGGGGAGTTTGCCATTCGTGTCGGCATTCCGGCTAAAAGTGGTGTGTCCGGAGCGATCATGGCTTCCGTTCCAAACCGCATGGGCATCGGTGTGGTCGGACCTGCCCTGAACAAGCGGGGCAACAGCGTAGCCGGTGTGAAACTGCTGGAAGACATTGCGCGGGAATGGGAATTGAGTATTTTTTAA
- a CDS encoding YlaN family protein: protein MGDCSLETAVKTDDRYRLALKLLQEDADKIHRLIAVQLDNLTIPSCPLYEEVLDTQMFGLSREIDFAVRAGLITREDGREILSDLERKLAYLYTLTESK, encoded by the coding sequence ATGGGGGATTGTTCATTGGAAACAGCCGTTAAGACAGACGACCGATATCGGTTGGCGTTAAAACTTCTTCAAGAAGATGCCGACAAAATCCACCGACTGATCGCGGTACAGCTCGACAATTTGACCATTCCGTCGTGTCCGCTCTACGAAGAAGTGCTGGACACCCAGATGTTTGGGCTATCGCGTGAGATAGACTTCGCGGTACGGGCCGGTCTCATTACACGTGAAGACGGGCGCGAGATTTTAAGTGACTTGGAGCGGAAGCTGGCCTATCTCTACACGTTGACGGAATCGAAGTAG
- a CDS encoding fumarylacetoacetate hydrolase family protein: protein MQPIRNIYCVGRNYRLHAEELGNDVPDTPVIFSKPTHALVKADGREITLPGDWGDVHFEVEFVVHIGRAFETGMAVDDVVDGMALGVDFTLRDVQRELKKKGQPWLLAKGFPRSALITDFRPFPGTAQCLKTEFVLLKNGKTVQTGRIGEMLFDLQTIVEFIAAHVGLGGGDVIYTGTPAGVGPVSDGDRLTLRWGGETWGDCVVKLI from the coding sequence ATGCAACCGATTCGCAACATTTACTGTGTCGGGAGAAATTACCGACTGCACGCGGAGGAACTGGGGAATGACGTTCCTGACACTCCGGTCATTTTTTCCAAACCGACCCATGCACTCGTCAAAGCCGACGGAAGGGAAATCACGCTGCCGGGAGATTGGGGGGACGTACACTTTGAAGTGGAATTCGTCGTTCACATCGGCCGCGCTTTTGAAACGGGAATGGCGGTCGACGATGTAGTGGACGGCATGGCCCTCGGTGTAGATTTCACACTGCGGGATGTGCAGAGGGAGTTGAAAAAGAAAGGACAGCCGTGGCTCCTGGCGAAAGGGTTTCCCCGTTCCGCTCTCATAACGGACTTCCGGCCTTTCCCCGGCACCGCTCAATGTCTGAAGACCGAATTTGTCTTGCTCAAGAACGGAAAAACCGTGCAGACTGGGCGTATAGGTGAGATGTTGTTCGACTTGCAGACGATCGTCGAATTTATCGCCGCACACGTCGGCTTGGGCGGGGGAGATGTCATCTATACGGGGACACCGGCAGGCGTGGGGCCTGTGTCAGACGGAGACCGCCTAACGTTGCGTTGGGGTGGAGAGACATGGGGCGACTGTGTTGTGAAGCTCATTTAA
- a CDS encoding TIGR02677 family protein, giving the protein MDMRLESSLFKRVQETAYLNAERTWSYRTILRYFYIQHERMQEFLFPEEIYAYLKRLPEFYDYTEEQLHQDLAQLVNWKNLVARQELSNARSIEEFKKKRFRYQCTPYTVEIERMLEKLERIGDSFGGSLERTQFDRLYQSLQEVEELVRTEGGIREKDEECAQLWDDVFNYFRSIVQNTSDYIAYINSEQVEERMKTEAFLAYKDQFTAYLRDFIISLQQTALKIQALLESVTVSQLHPFIVKVVRHRLFVPRFEDMSITEDELITDHIEKWESLKRWFLGSSHHDSEFHLLQLRTNETIRRVTRVVQRLGERSHNFRSRKKDYVHLARWFSELEDVREAHALSSVVFGVFHTRHLFSDHIPSEDLYTDVWEEQPVDVLIRPRIRHYAEKTRPGAVKENREKKEAARKAYLEERERERGILEQYIDGDVIRLKMLPVVEVHVRKRLLGWIGKSMAKKDGIIQTELGHKIQVTLHLDQPSIRLRAKDGVLVMPDATIRFLEEREVG; this is encoded by the coding sequence ATGGACATGCGGTTGGAGTCGTCCCTGTTTAAGAGGGTGCAGGAAACGGCATACTTGAACGCCGAACGCACGTGGAGTTACCGGACAATTTTGCGCTATTTTTACATACAGCACGAGCGGATGCAGGAATTTTTGTTTCCGGAAGAAATTTACGCTTATTTAAAGCGCCTGCCGGAATTTTACGATTACACAGAGGAACAGCTGCACCAAGATTTGGCACAACTCGTCAACTGGAAAAATCTCGTGGCACGTCAGGAATTGAGCAACGCCAGGAGTATCGAGGAATTTAAGAAAAAACGTTTCCGCTATCAGTGTACCCCGTATACGGTCGAGATTGAGCGGATGCTTGAGAAGTTGGAGCGGATCGGAGACAGTTTCGGCGGTTCGTTGGAACGTACGCAGTTTGACCGGCTGTATCAGTCATTGCAAGAAGTGGAAGAACTCGTGCGCACTGAAGGAGGTATCCGGGAAAAAGACGAGGAGTGCGCGCAACTGTGGGACGACGTATTCAATTACTTTCGTTCTATCGTGCAAAACACGTCCGACTACATCGCCTACATTAACAGCGAGCAAGTGGAAGAACGCATGAAAACGGAAGCGTTTCTGGCCTACAAAGATCAGTTTACGGCCTATTTGCGCGACTTTATCATATCGCTGCAGCAGACGGCGCTGAAAATACAGGCGTTGCTCGAATCAGTGACAGTCTCCCAGCTTCACCCGTTCATCGTCAAAGTAGTCCGCCACCGCCTCTTTGTCCCCCGCTTTGAAGATATGTCCATAACAGAAGATGAGCTGATAACCGATCACATTGAAAAATGGGAAAGCTTGAAAAGATGGTTTCTCGGCAGCAGTCATCACGACAGTGAATTCCACCTGTTGCAGCTGAGGACGAATGAAACGATCCGGCGGGTGACACGGGTCGTACAGCGGCTGGGCGAGCGGTCGCACAACTTTCGCAGCCGCAAAAAGGACTATGTACACTTGGCCCGGTGGTTTTCAGAGCTGGAAGATGTGCGAGAAGCGCATGCGCTGTCGTCCGTCGTTTTCGGTGTATTCCACACTCGCCATCTGTTCAGCGACCACATTCCGTCGGAAGATCTGTACACCGACGTGTGGGAAGAACAGCCGGTAGACGTGCTCATTCGGCCGAGAATCCGCCATTACGCTGAAAAGACCCGTCCCGGTGCCGTGAAAGAGAACCGGGAGAAAAAAGAAGCGGCGCGTAAGGCCTATCTCGAAGAACGTGAACGGGAACGCGGCATCTTGGAACAGTATATCGACGGTGACGTCATCCGGCTCAAAATGCTGCCGGTCGTGGAGGTGCATGTCCGCAAACGTTTGTTGGGGTGGATCGGGAAATCTATGGCGAAAAAAGATGGAATTATTCAAACTGAGTTGGGACATAAAATCCAGGTGACGCTCCATCTCGATCAGCCGTCCATCCGGTTGCGGGCAAAAGACGGCGTGTTAGTCATGCCTGATGCGACGATCCGCTTTCTTGAAGAACGGGAGGTCGGTTAA
- a CDS encoding TIGR02678 family protein, giving the protein MERDLFDEKAREALSLLFERFWVLRDHDPEGYQLIREREKVLTRYIEDKFGFRLIVHRYFIKMEKTPVEPKPWMGISSFQKPMDYAILCCALAFLEEKAVDEQFLLSTICEDIQGMYPGELGIDWTNYEHRKSLVRVIRFLTDYHLLETIDGETDRFALDEEQEVLYEVTVYSRYFMRSYPKDLFQYESVEDILQAEWDQQRDGERRKRVYRQLMFSPVVYRKGNDDPDFYYIRNMQRRLRDDLESHTPFRLEIFKNAAMLTIPENKSVFTLFPGQRAIHDLVLQLAKVLREKRKTHPPNEMGEIHLTPGEFHDRVRELKTRFSHGWSKQYREATEEAIADELIAVMAEWEMLHTEGDTGMIVIRPLAGRVTGDYPSDYYDKWQEAKQDDTRE; this is encoded by the coding sequence ATGGAGCGCGATCTTTTTGACGAGAAAGCCCGGGAAGCGCTGAGCTTGCTGTTTGAACGTTTCTGGGTGTTGCGGGATCACGATCCGGAAGGATACCAGCTCATTCGGGAGCGGGAAAAAGTACTCACCCGCTACATCGAAGACAAATTCGGATTTCGTCTCATCGTGCACCGCTATTTTATAAAAATGGAGAAGACGCCTGTCGAACCGAAACCGTGGATGGGCATCAGCTCCTTTCAAAAACCGATGGATTACGCCATCCTTTGCTGTGCCCTCGCCTTTTTGGAAGAAAAAGCAGTAGATGAACAATTTTTGCTCTCAACGATTTGTGAAGACATTCAGGGCATGTATCCAGGAGAACTTGGAATCGACTGGACGAACTACGAGCATCGCAAGTCGCTAGTGCGCGTGATTCGCTTTCTGACGGACTATCACTTGCTGGAGACCATCGACGGGGAGACGGACCGATTTGCCCTGGACGAAGAACAGGAAGTTTTGTACGAAGTGACCGTCTATTCCCGCTACTTCATGCGTTCTTATCCGAAGGATTTGTTTCAATACGAAAGCGTGGAGGACATTTTGCAGGCCGAGTGGGATCAACAGCGGGATGGTGAGAGGCGCAAGCGGGTGTACCGGCAATTGATGTTCTCTCCAGTCGTTTACCGTAAAGGGAACGATGACCCGGACTTTTACTACATTCGCAACATGCAGCGGAGGCTGCGGGATGACCTCGAATCCCACACCCCGTTTCGCTTAGAGATCTTCAAAAACGCGGCGATGCTCACCATACCGGAGAATAAAAGTGTGTTTACACTGTTTCCCGGCCAGAGGGCGATTCACGACCTCGTGTTGCAGCTGGCGAAAGTGCTGCGCGAAAAGAGAAAGACACACCCGCCGAACGAAATGGGAGAGATTCACCTCACTCCCGGAGAATTTCACGACCGGGTGAGAGAGTTGAAAACCCGGTTTTCCCACGGCTGGAGCAAACAGTACCGCGAAGCGACGGAGGAGGCAATCGCCGACGAACTCATCGCCGTCATGGCCGAATGGGAAATGCTTCACACTGAAGGGGATACGGGCATGATTGTGATCCGGCCGTTAGCAGGACGCGTGACAGGCGATTACCCGTCCGACTATTACGATAAATGGCAGGAGGCCAAGCAGGATGACACACGTGAATAA